Genomic segment of Nostoc sp. TCL240-02:
CAGTAAAAATGCCTTCTAGGGTATTACTGATGTTTATACTTAGCAAAAATTCTTTTAGAAAGACCTTATATTAAGTTCTGTAAATGTTACACTAAAACCTATCCAACGATGGATGTCTTTATTAGAATTTAAACTGTGTCAAGTTATGAACAAGATCGTAATATTACACTACCGATCACCAGAAATTTGCGATTAACTTGACGTAGTAATAAATGAGGTTCTGACTTAAGTGGCTAATCAGGTATTATATTATATCGCAGTCAGAACGCGATTTTTCCGGGAAAGTTCGTTGCCACGTTGTATATATTCATCAAAAAGGTGAATAGCCTCAATAATACAGAGGGTTAACCATGAAGGTATTCGACAATACCACGAAAAAGATTTTTCTGGCGAGCTGGGTATCAATCAATCAAGCAGAAACTACTGACCATAAAGCAACCCAGCTAAACCATTCTCCTTCCAAGCCTTACTGGGATATTCTCCAACCCCTACGGCAACGAGTAGAAAACATTCAAGTCCGCGATCGCCAATTGGCTCACCGTTTGTGCAAACTGATCCCATCTCAATGTCCCTTTGAGCGCGATGTCAAAGTATTTGGGAAAACTTTGTTTCACATTCCACCCATGTGCAAGCTCAACCCCTTATATGAAGAAGTGGTTGGTTTGCGTTTCCGAGCGTTGTGCTATCTAGCCGACGAGTGTGGCGAAGATGTATCGCAGTACTGCTAATACTGAGATATAAGGGCTGAGTGAAAAGTTAGGAGTAAGGAGTAATAGGTCGGGGATCAATAATATAACTCCTAATTCCTGACTCCTAACTATTCTTTTATTATTTTTTTACTATTTCTTTTGCCATTTTTGAATGGCATCTTGAGCATCTTCGTAAGCGCCTGTCTCCTCTGGCACTAACGCAGCAGTTGCAATTGCGGCACTCCGATCTCCTTCGGCGGCCCGACGCTTGGCCATGTCTAAAATTTTCTCACTCCATTTATTGATCGACTTTTGGGCACTATCAAAGCCTGGTTGACCTGCTGGTACTTTCTTGGCAACTTCGATCGCCCGATTGTAGGTAGATGCCTGTCCAGATTTAATTAAGGCATTAGCTGCATCTAAAAGAGTTTTGTTACTCACATACTGCTTGCCCTCTAGCCGCCACAGGTTAATTGCTGCTTGTGCTTTGGCGTAGGGGGCTTCATCTTTGGTAATTAATCGAGCGGCGGCAATAGCACTAGCATACTGTCTTTGTTTAGCACGACCCTCTGCTAAATCTAAAATCATTCGGCTCCAAATCTTAATATTTTCCTGAGCTTGTTCGTACAGTGGTTCACCAGGTTTAATTTTCCGAGCTGTAGTGATCGCCATACTCAAATCGCTAGCCTGAGTTTGTCTGAGCGACATTTTCGCCAAGTCTAATACTGCTTGATTCCGCTTTTTCGACTCGGAACTAGAGTTGATTTGGGCGCTAGATTGGTTGTTGACTCTAACTACTGAAGTGCGTAGCCCGTCGGAGACATCGCTTGGTAAATTCTCAATCACCTGGCGATCGCTAGCAGTAGCATTAGGCGATGCAGTTGATATTTGCTTAATTCTAAAAGTTTCTTGATTGCGAAGAAAAACTACAGCAATTAAACCTGCTATTAGCAAGCTGCCTCCGCCCCACAAGATAAACTGTTTCCAAAAAGGGAGACTTGGCTGATTTGATGGCAATCGAGAGACGTAACCTTTGGAGGAATTGGGGATAAATCTTCCCTTGGGATTCGCTCCTAAAGAAGTTTCCGCCATTGGCTGGGAAACTAAGCTAGTAGCTGACTCCTGGACTGGTTGACCTTTAGGCTTCTCAACCTTATAAGCCTTCACCTGCTGGGAGGAGTTCACAGTAGCTTCTCCCCATCTGCCCCGTTCTGCTGAAGTTCTGGGGTAATCGTCAAGGGGAGGGGCTGCAAGAGCAACAGCAAAGGATTCTTCGGGATAAATCACCGGATTTGCTTCAAAGTTACTTTCCATTGCCAATTCTGGCAAGATTATCTGCGCCCTTGATGGGATGATAGTTGCAGGGTTTTGGACAGGCCGCCAGTGGTGGTGACATAATTTTGGCATGAGCAGACTTAGGTAACTTTCTAAATCTGACAGGTTACTGCCATTACCAGAACGCAAAGCTTCTAATAAAGCTGCTGTAAAGAATCCGTGACCTAATTCGCTACTTTCGTGGGAAAATTGTTCTGGTTGACAAGAAAGAATTGTCGCTAGTTGTAGTTCTTGGGCTAGTTCTATTGTTTCTTCACCAACGGGAGCATCAGCTTGAGTGCCAAAAGCGCGGTTGATATCGAGTAGTAGCAATACATTCAAGTCAGCAAGTTGGAGACTTTGCATTAGCGATCGCAATTCTATGCCAGTCTCTTGCACGAGTTCGGGGTTGCCCTCTGCGGGCATTAAGTAATCTTTGCCCTTGTAATTGACTCCATAACCGCTAAAGAACAACCACAGATAGTCTTCCGGTTGCCAACTTGTGGCTACCAAATCCTCAAGCAGCAACAGAATATTCTCTTTAGTTGGATAAGTTGATCGATCTCCAATTGGCGGCGAAGTATCCGTCATTAGCAGGCAATGTTTGGGGAGAAAGCCTGCCTCTGTCACTAAAAAATCCTCTAGTGCCTCAGCATCAGCTTGGGCACAACTTAAAGGTTGAAATAACTGATAGTGATTGATGCC
This window contains:
- a CDS encoding caspase family protein — encoded protein: MANYWAIAIGINHYQLFQPLSCAQADAEALEDFLVTEAGFLPKHCLLMTDTSPPIGDRSTYPTKENILLLLEDLVATSWQPEDYLWLFFSGYGVNYKGKDYLMPAEGNPELVQETGIELRSLMQSLQLADLNVLLLLDINRAFGTQADAPVGEETIELAQELQLATILSCQPEQFSHESSELGHGFFTAALLEALRSGNGSNLSDLESYLSLLMPKLCHHHWRPVQNPATIIPSRAQIILPELAMESNFEANPVIYPEESFAVALAAPPLDDYPRTSAERGRWGEATVNSSQQVKAYKVEKPKGQPVQESATSLVSQPMAETSLGANPKGRFIPNSSKGYVSRLPSNQPSLPFWKQFILWGGGSLLIAGLIAVVFLRNQETFRIKQISTASPNATASDRQVIENLPSDVSDGLRTSVVRVNNQSSAQINSSSESKKRNQAVLDLAKMSLRQTQASDLSMAITTARKIKPGEPLYEQAQENIKIWSRMILDLAEGRAKQRQYASAIAAARLITKDEAPYAKAQAAINLWRLEGKQYVSNKTLLDAANALIKSGQASTYNRAIEVAKKVPAGQPGFDSAQKSINKWSEKILDMAKRRAAEGDRSAAIATAALVPEETGAYEDAQDAIQKWQKK
- a CDS encoding Mo-dependent nitrogenase C-terminal domain-containing protein, with protein sequence MKVFDNTTKKIFLASWVSINQAETTDHKATQLNHSPSKPYWDILQPLRQRVENIQVRDRQLAHRLCKLIPSQCPFERDVKVFGKTLFHIPPMCKLNPLYEEVVGLRFRALCYLADECGEDVSQYC